The following are encoded together in the Bradyrhizobium sp. CCGUVB1N3 genome:
- a CDS encoding SDR family NAD(P)-dependent oxidoreductase — translation MQLKDVAVLITGGGSGLGAATARAMAAKGARIGVIDQSKENAEKVAAEVKGVALHADVTDEDGIKAAIAKAEAAHGIARVLMNCAGIGGSQRIVGKDGVYPLAKFARIINVNLIGTFNCLRLFAERLVTAEPIGEERGVIINTASVAAYEGQIGQIAYSASKGGVVGLTLPAARDLASQKIRVNTIAPGLFFTPLLMGLSEEALKSLGSQVPHPSRLGDAAEYGALAVHIVENAMLNGETIRLDGAIRMAPR, via the coding sequence ATGCAGTTGAAGGATGTTGCCGTTCTCATCACCGGCGGTGGCTCGGGCCTGGGCGCCGCGACCGCCCGCGCCATGGCGGCCAAGGGCGCCAGGATCGGCGTGATCGACCAGAGCAAGGAGAATGCCGAGAAGGTCGCGGCGGAAGTGAAGGGCGTCGCGCTGCATGCCGACGTCACCGACGAGGATGGCATCAAGGCGGCCATCGCCAAGGCGGAAGCCGCGCACGGCATTGCGCGCGTGCTGATGAACTGCGCCGGCATCGGCGGCTCGCAGCGCATCGTCGGCAAGGATGGCGTCTATCCGCTGGCGAAATTCGCGCGCATCATCAACGTCAACCTGATCGGCACCTTCAACTGCCTGCGCCTGTTCGCCGAGCGTCTCGTCACGGCAGAACCCATTGGTGAAGAGCGTGGCGTCATCATCAACACGGCGTCCGTTGCGGCCTATGAAGGCCAGATCGGCCAGATCGCGTATTCGGCCTCAAAAGGCGGCGTCGTCGGCCTGACGCTGCCAGCCGCGCGCGACCTTGCGAGCCAGAAGATCCGCGTCAACACCATTGCGCCCGGCCTGTTCTTCACGCCGCTGCTGATGGGGTTGAGCGAAGAGGCACTGAAGAGCCTTGGCTCCCAGGTGCCGCATCCCTCGCGTCTCGGCGATGCCGCCGAATACGGCGCGCTCGCCGTGCACATCGTCGAGAACGCGATGCTCAACGGCGAGACCATCCGCCTCGACGGCGCCATCCGCATGGCGCCGAGGTAA
- a CDS encoding TetR family transcriptional regulator → MTTSVPSRLPSGKNSTAEKLLVAASELMIERSSIEISLSDIAQKSGANAALVKYHFGNKDGLLLALLARDAGTELSNLEYLLVQPITPTAKLRLHIGGIIRAYHRFPYMNRLIHYLLHESTAESADEVSKFFVAPLLDFHRRLLAEGVSRGEFRVTDPVLFYTSLIGACDHLFFGRHAMSRATGVGPVTDEVCRQYIKHMETLICGGILTQAEEAAAAG, encoded by the coding sequence GTGACTACCAGCGTACCGAGCAGGCTTCCGAGCGGCAAAAATTCTACGGCGGAGAAGCTGCTGGTGGCCGCGAGCGAGCTGATGATCGAGCGCTCCTCGATCGAGATTTCGCTCAGCGACATCGCCCAGAAGTCCGGCGCCAACGCCGCGCTGGTCAAATATCACTTCGGCAACAAGGACGGCCTGTTGCTGGCGCTGCTCGCGCGCGATGCCGGGACCGAGCTGTCGAACCTCGAATATCTCCTGGTGCAGCCGATCACGCCGACCGCGAAGCTGAGGCTGCACATCGGCGGGATCATCCGCGCCTATCACCGGTTCCCCTACATGAACCGGCTGATCCACTATCTCCTGCATGAGAGCACGGCAGAGTCTGCCGACGAGGTCTCAAAATTCTTCGTCGCGCCGCTGCTCGACTTTCATCGCCGTCTGCTCGCCGAGGGCGTCAGCCGCGGCGAGTTCCGCGTCACTGATCCCGTGCTGTTCTACACCAGCCTGATCGGCGCCTGCGATCACCTGTTCTTCGGCCGGCACGCGATGTCTCGCGCGACCGGCGTCGGCCCGGTCACCGACGAAGTCTGCCGGCAATACATCAAGCACATGGAAACGCTGATCTGCGGCGGCATCCTCACGCAAGCCGAGGAAGCAGCCGCGGCCGGATAA
- a CDS encoding AMP-binding protein: MSGSAAAMMTKPAFRKIEWLPRDIDVERRDDGTVVLKSRIPLRPYEAHIPASLAKWAREAPERIWLAQRGGPDRTWRKVSYGEAKRTVDALTQGLLDLRLDGRPVAILSGNSIEHALMTQAAMQARSPAAPVSPAYSLMSHDHVKLKYLFDLIKPAVVMVQDGPTFGKALRAIDLTGVTVVHVARACEGIKSVSFAELAATPVTPDVDASIAKITPQTVGKLLFTSGSTGMPKAVINTQAMMCANAAMMMQVRPRDPNGPISTMLDWMPWNHTMGGNAAFHPILVDGGTLYIDDGRPMPGQFEETLRNLHEISPTYYANVPAGYAALAAAMEKDDALCRSFFKNLSIMAYGGARLPDDLYDRMQALAVKTTGERIVFYTGWGSTETAPTSTGTYWDTERVGLIGLPFPGVELKMVPCGSKYELRLRGVNVTPGYFGQAELTRKMFDEEGFYCIGDAGIFVDDRDPVQGIIFAGRVVEDFKLTTGTFVHVGSLRTDAIAAATPVVHDALVAGQDRACIGLLAWPNLHACRQLVGNPELSFEDAVKHPEVIACFRRGLETHNRECEGASSRIIARAMLMVEPPSIDGNELTDKGYINQRAGVERRAALVERLYVEKPDEGVIVLR; this comes from the coding sequence ATGAGTGGGAGTGCGGCGGCGATGATGACGAAGCCCGCTTTTCGCAAGATCGAATGGCTGCCGCGCGACATCGACGTCGAGCGGCGCGACGACGGCACGGTGGTGCTGAAGTCGCGCATTCCGCTGCGGCCTTACGAGGCGCACATTCCCGCCTCGCTTGCGAAATGGGCGAGGGAAGCGCCCGAGCGCATCTGGCTCGCGCAGCGCGGCGGTCCCGATCGCACGTGGCGCAAGGTCTCCTACGGCGAAGCCAAGCGCACGGTCGATGCGCTGACGCAAGGCCTGCTCGATCTCCGCCTCGACGGACGGCCGGTCGCGATCCTCTCCGGCAATTCGATCGAGCACGCGCTGATGACGCAGGCCGCGATGCAGGCGCGCTCTCCGGCAGCGCCGGTGTCGCCGGCCTATTCCTTGATGAGCCACGATCACGTCAAGCTGAAGTATCTGTTCGACTTGATCAAGCCGGCTGTCGTGATGGTGCAGGATGGTCCGACCTTCGGGAAGGCGCTCAGGGCGATCGACCTCACCGGTGTCACCGTTGTTCACGTCGCTCGCGCCTGCGAGGGCATCAAGAGCGTCAGTTTCGCTGAGCTCGCGGCAACGCCCGTGACGCCCGATGTCGACGCGTCGATCGCGAAGATTACGCCGCAGACCGTCGGCAAGCTCCTGTTCACCTCCGGCTCGACCGGCATGCCCAAGGCCGTCATCAATACTCAAGCGATGATGTGTGCGAACGCGGCGATGATGATGCAGGTGCGGCCGCGCGACCCGAACGGTCCGATCTCGACCATGCTGGACTGGATGCCTTGGAATCACACCATGGGCGGCAATGCCGCGTTTCATCCGATCCTGGTCGATGGCGGCACGCTCTATATCGACGATGGACGGCCGATGCCGGGCCAGTTCGAGGAGACGCTGCGCAATCTGCACGAGATCTCGCCGACCTATTACGCCAACGTGCCGGCGGGTTACGCCGCGCTTGCTGCGGCGATGGAGAAGGACGACGCGCTTTGTCGCTCGTTCTTCAAGAACCTCTCCATTATGGCCTATGGCGGGGCGCGGCTGCCGGACGACCTCTACGACCGCATGCAGGCGCTGGCGGTGAAGACCACCGGCGAGCGCATCGTGTTCTACACCGGCTGGGGCTCGACCGAGACCGCGCCGACCTCGACCGGCACCTATTGGGACACCGAGCGCGTCGGCCTGATCGGCCTGCCGTTCCCCGGCGTCGAATTGAAGATGGTGCCGTGCGGCTCGAAATACGAATTGCGCCTCCGTGGCGTCAACGTCACGCCGGGCTATTTCGGCCAGGCCGAGCTGACCAGGAAGATGTTCGACGAGGAAGGTTTTTACTGCATCGGCGATGCCGGTATCTTCGTCGATGACAGGGATCCCGTGCAGGGCATCATCTTTGCCGGGCGCGTCGTCGAGGATTTCAAGCTCACCACGGGTACCTTCGTGCATGTCGGCTCGCTCCGCACCGACGCGATCGCCGCCGCGACGCCGGTCGTGCATGATGCGCTGGTTGCCGGACAGGATCGCGCCTGCATCGGTCTGCTCGCCTGGCCGAACCTGCATGCCTGCCGCCAGCTCGTCGGCAATCCGGAGCTGAGTTTTGAGGATGCGGTGAAGCACCCCGAGGTGATCGCCTGCTTCAGGCGCGGGCTGGAGACGCACAACAGGGAATGCGAAGGCGCGAGCAGCCGCATCATTGCCCGCGCCATGCTAATGGTCGAGCCCCCCTCGATCGACGGCAACGAGCTGACGGACAAGGGCTACATCAACCAGCGTGCCGGCGTGGAGCGCCGTGCCGCGCTGGTGGAGCGGCTGTATGTCGAGAAGCCGGATGAAGGCGTGATCGTGCTGCGATGA
- a CDS encoding acyl-CoA dehydrogenase family protein produces MNFDFSDDQKQQLRDQARKFLGEKCPPKAVRVVLDGKSPYDKELWKGLAEMGFLGVAIPEEFGGAGAGHLELCVIAEEMGRANAPVPFSSTVYLAAEALLIAGSEAQKTKWLPAIASGEAIGTLALFEGTGNPSPKNIKLTASNGLLNGVKKPVPDGAIADFAILAARTGSSGRDSDISLFLVDLKAGGVEAKSLTNLDPTRGQAELTFKNCKAEPLGAAGEGWSILTQVLDRAAVLMAFEQVGGADRALEMGRDYALDRIAFGRPIGSFQAIKHMLADMYVSATLARSNSYYGAWALSTNAAELPEAAAAARISATQAFQHCAKNNIQVHGGMGFTWEFDCHMYYRRANVLALGLGSLSYWEDQLIDRMRKKNAA; encoded by the coding sequence ATGAACTTCGATTTCTCTGACGACCAGAAACAACAGCTCCGCGATCAGGCGCGCAAATTCCTCGGCGAAAAATGTCCGCCCAAGGCGGTGCGCGTCGTGCTCGATGGCAAGTCGCCTTATGACAAGGAGCTATGGAAAGGTCTGGCAGAGATGGGCTTCCTCGGTGTCGCTATCCCCGAGGAGTTCGGTGGTGCAGGTGCCGGCCATCTCGAGCTTTGCGTGATCGCCGAGGAGATGGGCCGTGCGAATGCGCCGGTGCCGTTCTCCTCGACCGTTTATCTGGCCGCCGAAGCGTTGCTGATCGCCGGGAGCGAGGCGCAGAAGACAAAATGGCTGCCTGCGATCGCCTCGGGCGAGGCGATCGGCACGTTGGCGCTGTTCGAGGGCACGGGCAACCCGTCGCCGAAGAACATCAAGCTTACCGCTTCCAATGGTCTGCTCAACGGTGTGAAGAAGCCGGTGCCGGACGGCGCGATTGCCGATTTCGCGATCCTTGCTGCGCGCACGGGATCGAGCGGCCGCGATAGCGATATCTCGTTGTTCCTCGTCGACCTCAAGGCCGGCGGCGTCGAGGCCAAGAGCCTCACCAATCTCGATCCGACGCGCGGCCAGGCCGAGCTCACCTTCAAGAACTGCAAGGCCGAGCCGCTGGGCGCGGCCGGCGAAGGCTGGAGCATCCTGACCCAGGTGCTCGATCGCGCCGCGGTGCTGATGGCCTTCGAGCAGGTCGGCGGCGCCGATCGCGCGCTGGAGATGGGACGCGACTACGCGCTCGACCGCATCGCCTTCGGCCGTCCGATCGGCTCGTTCCAGGCCATCAAGCACATGTTGGCGGACATGTATGTCTCGGCAACGTTGGCGCGCTCCAACAGCTATTACGGCGCCTGGGCGCTTTCGACAAATGCCGCGGAGTTGCCCGAGGCCGCTGCCGCCGCGCGCATCAGCGCGACGCAGGCGTTCCAGCATTGCGCCAAGAACAACATCCAGGTTCACGGCGGCATGGGTTTCACCTGGGAGTTCGACTGCCACATGTACTACCGCCGCGCCAACGTGCTCGCGCTGGGGCTCGGCAGCCTATCGTATTGGGAAGACCAGCTCATCGACCGCATGCGCAAGAAGAACGCGGCTTAA
- a CDS encoding nitroreductase has translation MDATVNQKDRIGVLEELLNERYSVRAFLPKEVDRATIAHVLTTAQRTASWCNSQPWQVVIASGEAKERFRKAIYQEASRGLGDDYDFTPPREYVGVYLERRRESGFQLYNTLGIARGDKAAYAKQALENYNFFGAPHIAIIHTNEPLGIYGAIDCGAYVSNFMLAAQALGLGTIPQAALARHSGLIRRHFDLADDRRVVCGISFGYADHAHKVNSYRTSRASLADTVTFVDE, from the coding sequence ATGGACGCTACCGTTAATCAAAAAGACCGCATCGGCGTGCTCGAAGAGCTCCTCAACGAGCGCTATTCGGTGCGCGCCTTCCTGCCGAAGGAGGTCGATCGCGCGACCATCGCGCATGTCCTGACGACGGCCCAGCGCACCGCATCCTGGTGCAACAGCCAGCCCTGGCAGGTCGTGATCGCCAGCGGGGAGGCCAAGGAGCGCTTTCGCAAGGCGATCTACCAGGAAGCCTCCCGCGGCCTCGGCGACGATTACGATTTCACCCCGCCGCGCGAGTATGTCGGCGTGTATCTGGAGCGCCGCCGCGAGAGCGGCTTTCAGCTCTACAACACGCTGGGCATCGCCCGCGGCGACAAGGCCGCCTACGCAAAACAGGCGCTGGAGAACTACAACTTCTTCGGCGCGCCGCATATCGCGATCATTCACACCAACGAGCCGCTCGGCATTTATGGAGCGATCGATTGCGGCGCCTATGTCTCGAACTTCATGCTGGCCGCGCAGGCGCTCGGTCTCGGCACGATTCCGCAGGCCGCGCTTGCGCGCCATTCCGGCCTGATCCGTCGGCATTTTGATCTGGCCGATGACCGCCGCGTCGTTTGCGGCATCTCGTTCGGCTATGCCGACCATGCCCACAAGGTCAACAGCTACCGCACGTCGCGGGCAAGCCTGGCTGACACCGTGACCTTCGTGGACGAATGA
- a CDS encoding acyl-CoA dehydrogenase, with amino-acid sequence MNFDDTPQEAEFRATARKWVAANAPKEFEEELSKSSLGRIRLAKHDMVEVGKAWQKRKSEAGWACLHWPKDYGGRGATPIERVIWQQEEGVYGKLTQPFQIGEGMCGPTVMAWGSEEAKRRYLPKLASGEEIWCQLFSEPSAGSDVAGLRTRAEKKGDSWVVNGQKIWTSGAHYSDYGLLIARTDPNVPKHKGLTMFFLDMKSPGVEVRPIKQANGMQEFNEVYFTDVVIPDSQRLGTVGDGWNVSLTTLMNERMSIGSRLATGVPEMFEFCSNLMLEDGLAIDDPAVRSKLASWAVKSNGLKYTSYRAISALSKGERPGPENSIGKLVSGMMLQDIAAYAMDLQGAAGVLTGADEETVHGQFQQMLLSSPSMRIAGGTDEILRNIIAERVLGLPGDIRVDKDVPYNKIPTKRR; translated from the coding sequence ATGAATTTCGACGACACGCCGCAGGAAGCCGAGTTTCGCGCAACCGCCCGCAAATGGGTCGCCGCCAACGCGCCGAAGGAATTCGAGGAGGAGTTGTCAAAATCCTCGCTCGGTCGCATCCGGCTTGCCAAGCACGACATGGTCGAGGTCGGCAAGGCCTGGCAAAAGAGGAAGTCGGAGGCGGGTTGGGCCTGCCTGCACTGGCCGAAGGACTATGGCGGCCGTGGCGCAACGCCGATCGAGCGCGTGATCTGGCAGCAGGAGGAGGGCGTCTACGGCAAGCTGACGCAGCCGTTCCAGATCGGCGAGGGCATGTGCGGCCCGACCGTGATGGCCTGGGGCAGTGAGGAGGCCAAACGCCGATATTTGCCAAAACTGGCCTCGGGCGAGGAGATCTGGTGCCAGCTTTTCTCCGAGCCGTCAGCCGGCTCCGACGTCGCAGGGCTTCGCACCCGCGCGGAGAAGAAGGGCGACAGCTGGGTCGTCAACGGCCAGAAGATCTGGACCTCGGGTGCGCATTATTCCGACTACGGGCTCCTGATTGCGCGGACCGATCCCAACGTGCCCAAGCACAAGGGCCTCACCATGTTCTTCCTTGATATGAAGAGCCCGGGCGTCGAGGTGCGGCCGATCAAGCAGGCCAACGGCATGCAGGAGTTCAACGAGGTCTATTTCACCGACGTGGTGATCCCGGACAGCCAGCGCCTGGGCACCGTCGGCGACGGCTGGAACGTGTCGCTGACCACGCTGATGAACGAGCGCATGTCGATCGGCTCGCGGCTTGCGACCGGCGTGCCGGAGATGTTCGAGTTCTGCTCGAACCTGATGCTGGAGGATGGCCTTGCGATCGACGATCCCGCCGTGCGCTCGAAACTCGCGAGCTGGGCGGTGAAATCGAACGGGTTGAAATATACCAGCTACCGCGCCATTTCGGCGCTGTCGAAGGGCGAGCGTCCGGGCCCGGAAAACTCCATCGGCAAGCTGGTGTCGGGCATGATGCTCCAGGACATCGCGGCTTACGCGATGGACCTGCAAGGCGCGGCGGGTGTTCTCACCGGTGCCGACGAGGAGACGGTTCACGGCCAATTCCAGCAGATGCTGCTGTCCTCGCCCTCGATGCGTATTGCGGGTGGCACCGACGAGATCTTGCGCAACATCATCGCCGAGCGCGTGCTCGGCCTGCCCGGTGACATCCGCGTCGACAAGGACGTGCCGTATAACAAGATCCCCACGAAGAGGCGTTGA
- a CDS encoding acyl-CoA dehydrogenase: MNFDDTPQEAAFRATARAWIAANAPKQHEDELRKSSLGRTQLKNANILDVAKAWQKKKADAGWACLHWPKDYGGRGASPIERVIWQQEEGVFGKLSAMFIIGHGMCGPTMMAFAREEHKRKYLPPLASGEKVWCQLFSEPAGGSDVAGLRTRAEKDGDDWVINGQKIWTSGAHYSDYGILLTRTDPNVPKHKGLTMFFLDMKSRGVEVRPIKQANGNSDFNEVYFTNVRIPDHQRLGEVNDGWNVSLTTLMNERMSIGAGVATGFPELFDYCSSLMLDGGPAIEDRSVRSKLANYAVKASGLKYTSMRAISALSRGERPGPENSIGKLVAGSMIQEVAMYALDLQGAAGVVSGPEDAEVAGRFQAMLLRAPGTRVEGGTDEIMRNIIAERVLGLPGDIRVDKDVPFNKIPTKGR, from the coding sequence ATGAACTTCGACGACACCCCGCAGGAAGCCGCGTTCCGCGCCACGGCGCGAGCCTGGATCGCCGCGAATGCGCCGAAGCAGCATGAGGACGAGCTCCGCAAATCATCGCTTGGCCGCACGCAACTGAAGAACGCCAATATTCTCGACGTCGCAAAAGCCTGGCAGAAGAAGAAAGCGGATGCGGGCTGGGCCTGCCTGCACTGGCCGAAGGACTATGGCGGCCGTGGCGCCTCGCCGATCGAGCGCGTGATCTGGCAGCAGGAAGAGGGCGTATTCGGCAAGCTCTCTGCGATGTTCATCATCGGCCATGGCATGTGCGGGCCGACGATGATGGCGTTCGCGCGCGAGGAGCATAAGCGCAAATATCTGCCGCCGCTTGCCTCCGGCGAAAAGGTCTGGTGCCAGCTCTTCTCCGAACCGGCCGGCGGCTCCGACGTTGCGGGCCTGCGCACCCGCGCCGAGAAGGACGGCGACGACTGGGTGATCAACGGCCAGAAGATCTGGACCTCAGGCGCGCATTATTCCGACTATGGCATCCTGCTCACCCGCACCGATCCCAACGTGCCCAAGCACAAGGGCCTCACCATGTTCTTCCTGGACATGAAGAGCCGAGGGGTTGAGGTGCGGCCGATCAAGCAGGCCAACGGCAATTCCGACTTCAACGAAGTCTATTTCACCAATGTCCGCATTCCCGATCACCAGCGCCTCGGCGAGGTCAATGACGGCTGGAACGTGTCGCTGACCACGCTGATGAACGAGCGGATGTCGATCGGCGCGGGCGTTGCCACCGGATTCCCGGAGCTGTTCGACTATTGCTCGAGCCTGATGCTCGACGGCGGTCCTGCGATCGAAGACCGCAGCGTGCGCTCAAAGCTTGCAAACTACGCGGTGAAGGCGAGCGGCTTGAAATACACCAGCATGCGCGCGATCTCGGCGCTGTCGCGTGGCGAGCGTCCGGGGCCGGAAAACTCCATCGGCAAGCTGGTCGCAGGCTCCATGATCCAGGAGGTCGCGATGTACGCGCTCGACCTGCAAGGTGCGGCCGGCGTCGTCAGCGGCCCCGAGGACGCCGAAGTCGCAGGCCGTTTCCAAGCCATGCTGCTCCGCGCCCCCGGCACCCGCGTCGAGGGCGGCACGGACGAGATCATGCGCAACATCATCGCGGAGCGCGTGCTGGGCCTGCCCGGCGACATCCGCGTCGACAAGGACGTGCCGTTCAACAAGATCCCGACGAAGGGAAGATGA